The following proteins are encoded in a genomic region of Dokdonia donghaensis DSW-1:
- the metK gene encoding methionine adenosyltransferase, with product MAYLFTSESVSEGHPDKIADQISDALIDNFLAFDTQSKVACETLVTTGQVVLAGEVKSNAYLDVQKIARETINKIGYTKGEYMFDGNSCGVLSAIHEQSDDINRGVDRKSKEEQGAGDQGMMFGYATKETENYMPLALELSHRLLIELGKLRREDDEITYLRPDAKAQVTIEYSDDNVPQRIEAIVVSTQHDDFDEDEAMLGRIRGDIQDILIPRVVGMLPENIAALFNDDIKYHINPTGKFVIGGPHGDTGLTGRKIIVDTYGGKGAHGGGAFSGKDPSKVDRSAAYATRHIAKNLVAAGVADEILVQVSYAIGVVEPMGIFVDTYGSSNVSLSDGEIAQKVTELFDMRPAAIESRLKLRSPIYSETAAYGHMGRTNEVVTKTFESFDGKKKEVEVELFTWEKLDYVEKVKEAFNL from the coding sequence ATGGCCTATTTATTTACCTCAGAATCTGTTTCTGAAGGACACCCTGATAAAATTGCAGATCAGATTTCTGACGCACTTATCGATAACTTTCTTGCTTTTGACACGCAGTCTAAAGTTGCTTGCGAGACCCTAGTTACAACTGGGCAGGTAGTTCTTGCAGGAGAAGTAAAGTCTAATGCATACCTAGATGTTCAAAAAATCGCTCGTGAGACTATTAATAAGATAGGATACACAAAGGGTGAGTATATGTTTGACGGTAACTCTTGTGGTGTACTGTCTGCCATACACGAGCAGTCTGACGATATAAATCGTGGTGTAGACCGCAAGAGCAAAGAAGAGCAAGGTGCAGGAGACCAAGGTATGATGTTTGGCTATGCGACTAAGGAAACTGAAAACTATATGCCACTAGCTCTCGAGCTATCACATAGACTACTCATTGAACTAGGTAAACTACGCCGTGAGGATGATGAGATTACCTACCTACGTCCAGATGCCAAAGCACAAGTTACTATTGAGTATAGTGATGATAATGTGCCGCAACGCATTGAAGCTATTGTGGTGTCTACACAACACGACGACTTTGATGAAGATGAAGCAATGCTAGGTCGCATACGTGGTGACATACAAGATATTCTTATACCTCGCGTAGTAGGAATGCTACCAGAAAACATCGCTGCGCTCTTTAATGATGATATTAAGTATCACATCAACCCAACGGGCAAGTTTGTGATAGGTGGACCTCACGGAGACACAGGTCTTACGGGGCGTAAAATTATAGTAGATACGTACGGTGGTAAAGGAGCTCACGGTGGTGGTGCTTTTTCTGGAAAAGACCCATCAAAGGTAGACCGCTCTGCAGCTTATGCAACGCGTCACATAGCAAAAAACTTAGTAGCTGCCGGAGTAGCAGATGAGATACTTGTACAAGTATCTTATGCAATAGGTGTTGTTGAGCCTATGGGAATCTTTGTAGATACCTACGGTTCATCAAATGTGTCGCTATCTGATGGTGAGATTGCTCAAAAGGTAACCGAACTTTTTGATATGAGACCAGCTGCTATAGAAAGTAGATTAAAACTGCGCTCTCCTATATACAGCGAGACCGCAGCATATGGACATATGGGACGTACAAACGAAGTGGTCACAAAAACTTTTGAAAGCTTTGACGGTAAGAAAAAAGAGGTAGAAGTAGAACTCTTTACTTGGGAAAAACTAGATTATGTTGAAAAAGTAAAAGAAGCTTTTAACCTATAA
- a CDS encoding CIA30 family protein, whose translation MKYLLALLITTTMNTTPLSFDFGTTRNTCDDWFVVLDGVMGGLSTGSIEQTEESIIFRGSVSLENNGGFASLRTPYQSYDLSGYTIVTVRYKSTGQDFGLTLNKFKRFWRPNYKINLPITQGEWKTVTYKLEDFGTYKLGQPMEGHPDKEDLAEIIRIGLISNTKAATDFEIEVDKIIFE comes from the coding sequence ATGAAATATCTCTTAGCCTTACTCATCACCACTACTATGAACACGACACCACTCTCTTTTGATTTTGGAACTACTCGCAACACTTGTGATGACTGGTTTGTCGTGCTTGATGGTGTGATGGGAGGATTATCTACGGGTAGCATTGAGCAAACTGAGGAAAGTATCATCTTTCGCGGAAGCGTAAGTCTTGAGAATAATGGAGGTTTTGCATCCTTGAGAACTCCTTACCAGTCTTATGATTTGTCGGGTTATACAATCGTGACTGTGCGATATAAATCCACAGGGCAAGATTTTGGGCTCACGCTCAATAAGTTTAAAAGATTCTGGAGACCTAATTATAAAATAAACCTACCCATCACGCAAGGTGAGTGGAAAACCGTGACCTATAAACTAGAAGATTTTGGTACCTACAAGCTGGGGCAACCTATGGAAGGGCATCCAGATAAAGAAGATCTCGCAGAGATTATACGTATTGGGCTTATTTCAAATACAAAAGCCGCAACAGATTTTGAGATAGAAGTAGATAAAATCATATTTGAGTAA
- a CDS encoding TMEM175 family protein: MIQETYDKARVINFSDAVFSIVMTLLILEVGVPSIATLNKLSFGTVLANRIPDFIGLVVSFLVSALYWIGHIKLMKFVSVVTGKLLWINIFFLLTIVLLPFSTAMYVNGFDYPGPFMFYCINLAVIGTFNLIMTRYVYYSENKKTGFTRVLYRWYRARSINVLIIWLLAALCTLVFPMFARVIFVFLFVIQFIIDRRFKKKMTLAE; this comes from the coding sequence ATGATACAAGAAACTTATGATAAAGCACGTGTAATCAACTTCTCAGATGCTGTATTTTCTATAGTAATGACACTTCTCATTCTCGAGGTGGGTGTTCCTAGTATAGCTACACTTAATAAGTTGTCTTTTGGAACTGTTCTTGCAAACAGAATACCAGATTTCATAGGTCTAGTGGTGAGTTTTTTAGTGAGTGCATTATATTGGATAGGTCATATTAAATTAATGAAATTTGTAAGTGTTGTAACGGGTAAGCTACTATGGATTAACATATTCTTCTTGCTCACCATCGTGTTACTTCCATTCTCTACGGCGATGTATGTAAATGGTTTTGATTACCCAGGTCCATTTATGTTTTATTGTATCAATCTTGCAGTAATAGGTACTTTTAACTTAATTATGACGCGTTATGTGTATTATTCAGAAAACAAAAAAACAGGTTTTACTAGAGTGCTTTACCGCTGGTATCGTGCAAGGTCTATAAATGTTTTAATTATCTGGTTACTTGCTGCGCTTTGCACACTGGTTTTCCCAATGTTTGCTAGAGTGATTTTTGTCTTCCTTTTTGTAATCCAGTTTATTATTGATCGTCGTTTTAAGAAGAAAATGACACTTGCCGAGTAG
- a CDS encoding carboxypeptidase regulatory-like domain-containing protein, translating to MKNTQLLLAVLLALPSIIFAQSMTLKGVVKDSIGNPLELANIIATNKAEGTLESYGITDQSGRYKLDLATGVTYDLKVSYLGLQSILEEFTPAQDADEVVKDFVLKEDPNQLDNVELVYEMPVTIKGDTIVYNTDSFTNGTERKLGDVLKKLPGVEVNDDGEIEVEGQVVSKVMIEGKEFFDGDSKLATKNIPADALKKVEVLKNYNEVDQMRGLGNDQDNVAINLRLKEGKTNFWFGDVTAGLGDGEKTRYLGKAKLFYYSPKGSINVISNFNNTGDVPFTFRDYFNFTGGFRGFNRRGGTGFNVSDSGLGFLTTQNNRANEIESNFVAANFTYAASPKWDLSGFALLSDNKTNFVNNSLNTFINQGFTQGFDEVTDQRNQLGMAKLSSKFKPNASLQVDYDVLLKKSKQTEFSDGASIITQDGETTIDIVDQNKENEPFSINQNANFYYTLDDNNIFAGTFQHLYQDENPFYSALLSQEPFTSPNPDDPDNPFEAIDFTAGAGGLFDINQNKSVISNKLDAKIDYYYVLNNKSNLNFTLGTTLSRQDFNSNLFEILENGSSQDLNETEDGTPIGNDVRFNFSDVFLGLHYKIKTGIFTITPGLTLHNYTTKSTQLGSTTEDSEWMVLPDLYTVVEFSQGKSLRFNYQMTAQYTDVNNFAEGLLFNNYNSLFRGNREIENAIYHDVSLNYFSFSMFNFTSLFGGINYSRRIDPIKTAGDFIGINRISRPVNNTNFADQTLSANARFSKRFKKWKFNASARGSYSDLNNIVNTEDRNTKNLTQNYTTSAETNFKEGPNFEIGYNFSSTNSNNGVTDRTFFTNRPFANAEWSFGKGFTIAADWSLYNYDDNDDSTEIENRYSFLEANLYYKKPESKWEFRIQATNLLDVDVISTNSVNDFTISNTEYFVQPRIVMFTVQYSL from the coding sequence ATGAAAAATACCCAACTTCTTTTGGCAGTGCTGCTTGCATTGCCCAGCATTATTTTTGCCCAAAGTATGACTCTCAAAGGTGTGGTTAAAGACAGCATAGGGAACCCGCTTGAGCTAGCAAATATCATTGCTACAAACAAAGCTGAGGGTACCCTAGAGTCTTACGGTATTACAGATCAATCTGGTAGGTATAAGTTAGATCTTGCTACGGGTGTTACTTATGATCTAAAAGTAAGTTACTTGGGATTACAGTCTATACTAGAAGAGTTTACACCAGCCCAAGATGCAGATGAGGTAGTTAAAGATTTTGTCCTTAAAGAAGACCCAAATCAGCTTGATAATGTAGAGCTTGTCTATGAGATGCCGGTTACTATAAAAGGGGATACCATTGTTTATAATACAGACAGTTTTACAAATGGAACAGAGCGCAAGCTAGGCGATGTACTTAAAAAATTGCCCGGTGTTGAGGTAAATGATGATGGTGAGATTGAGGTAGAGGGACAGGTTGTGAGTAAAGTGATGATAGAGGGAAAAGAGTTTTTTGACGGAGACTCTAAGCTAGCCACAAAAAATATACCTGCAGATGCACTCAAAAAAGTAGAAGTACTTAAAAATTATAATGAAGTAGACCAGATGCGAGGCCTTGGTAATGATCAAGATAATGTTGCGATAAACTTAAGACTTAAAGAAGGAAAGACTAATTTTTGGTTTGGTGATGTGACTGCCGGTCTAGGAGATGGTGAGAAGACGCGCTATCTGGGTAAGGCAAAACTGTTTTATTACAGTCCTAAGGGGAGTATTAATGTTATATCTAACTTTAATAATACGGGAGATGTTCCATTTACTTTTCGTGATTATTTCAACTTTACAGGTGGTTTTAGAGGGTTTAATAGACGAGGTGGCACTGGATTTAATGTGAGCGATAGTGGTTTAGGTTTTTTAACTACTCAAAATAATAGAGCAAACGAGATTGAGTCTAACTTTGTGGCAGCAAACTTTACCTATGCAGCCTCGCCTAAGTGGGATCTTAGCGGTTTTGCGTTACTAAGTGATAACAAAACTAACTTTGTAAATAACTCTCTCAATACATTTATCAATCAAGGGTTTACTCAAGGTTTTGATGAGGTGACAGACCAGCGCAACCAGCTTGGTATGGCAAAATTGAGCTCAAAGTTTAAACCTAATGCGAGCCTCCAGGTAGATTATGATGTACTGCTTAAAAAGTCAAAGCAAACCGAATTTTCAGATGGTGCAAGTATCATTACTCAAGATGGAGAAACCACAATAGATATAGTAGACCAGAATAAAGAGAATGAACCATTTTCTATAAATCAAAACGCAAACTTCTATTATACGCTAGATGATAATAACATTTTTGCGGGTACCTTCCAGCATTTATATCAGGATGAAAACCCTTTTTATAGTGCGTTATTATCTCAAGAGCCATTTACGTCTCCTAACCCAGATGATCCAGATAATCCTTTTGAGGCCATAGATTTTACAGCAGGAGCCGGCGGACTTTTTGATATTAATCAAAATAAAAGCGTCATCTCAAACAAGCTTGACGCAAAGATAGATTACTACTATGTTCTTAATAATAAAAGTAATCTCAATTTTACACTAGGAACCACTTTGAGTCGTCAAGACTTTAATTCAAACTTATTTGAAATTCTAGAAAATGGCAGCAGTCAAGATCTCAATGAGACAGAAGACGGCACACCTATAGGTAATGATGTGCGCTTTAATTTTAGCGATGTTTTCTTGGGTCTTCATTATAAAATAAAGACAGGCATATTTACAATCACACCAGGGCTTACACTACATAATTATACTACTAAGAGTACACAGCTAGGGAGCACAACAGAAGATAGTGAGTGGATGGTGCTACCAGATTTATATACTGTAGTTGAGTTTTCGCAAGGTAAAAGCTTACGTTTTAATTACCAGATGACTGCCCAATATACAGATGTAAATAACTTTGCCGAAGGCTTGCTATTTAATAACTACAACAGCCTTTTTAGAGGTAATAGAGAGATAGAAAATGCCATCTATCACGATGTGAGTTTAAATTACTTTAGCTTCAGTATGTTTAACTTTACGAGTCTTTTTGGAGGTATTAACTATAGCCGTCGTATAGATCCTATTAAGACAGCCGGTGACTTTATAGGTATAAACAGAATATCAAGACCTGTAAATAATACAAACTTTGCAGATCAGACGCTAAGCGCAAATGCCCGCTTCTCAAAACGCTTCAAAAAATGGAAGTTTAATGCGAGTGCAAGAGGTAGTTACAGTGATCTTAACAACATCGTAAATACAGAAGACCGTAATACAAAAAACTTAACGCAGAATTATACAACCAGTGCTGAGACTAATTTTAAAGAAGGTCCTAATTTTGAAATAGGATATAACTTTTCGAGCACAAACTCAAATAACGGGGTGACAGATAGAACTTTCTTTACAAATAGACCATTTGCAAATGCAGAGTGGAGTTTTGGTAAAGGATTTACAATAGCAGCAGACTGGAGTCTTTATAACTATGACGATAATGATGATAGTACAGAGATAGAAAACAGATATTCTTTCTTAGAAGCAAATCTCTACTATAAAAAACCAGAAAGTAAGTGGGAGTTTAGAATACAAGCCACAAACTTGCTAGATGTAGACGTAATAAGTACAAATAGTGTAAATGATTTTACCATCTCAAATACAGAGTATTTTGTGCAGCCTCGTATTGTGATGTTCACAGTACAGTATAGTTTATAG
- a CDS encoding GLPGLI family protein, protein MSKATFSFLMICTFLFSAVVTAQEITGVATYQSKRTVDMSNFGRRGQQMSEAQKKQMMERMKRFLEKEYTLSFTKDESFYKEEAKLETPGQGGGGRGFGSGFTQGGIYSNRASNDYARENDMMGKTFLVKDTLNNLNWELVKESKMIGQYPVFKAVATRSLETNLWSRMGRRARELQEKNDSIKKAGGTVADEEPKTEEIVAWYTPMIPASHGPDEFGGLPGLILELNTSNTTILCTKVVLNPKEPVTIEAPVKGKEVSREEYTKILEEKGKEMAERFGRGGRRGQGGGRF, encoded by the coding sequence ATGAGTAAAGCTACCTTTTCTTTTTTAATGATTTGCACATTCCTTTTTTCGGCAGTGGTTACTGCCCAGGAGATTACTGGAGTGGCCACTTACCAGAGCAAACGCACGGTAGATATGTCTAATTTTGGACGTCGTGGTCAGCAAATGAGCGAAGCTCAGAAAAAGCAAATGATGGAGCGTATGAAGCGCTTCTTAGAAAAAGAATATACACTAAGCTTTACAAAAGATGAGTCTTTTTATAAGGAAGAGGCAAAGTTAGAAACTCCTGGACAAGGTGGAGGAGGCCGTGGTTTTGGCAGTGGTTTTACACAAGGAGGTATTTATTCTAACCGTGCAAGTAATGACTATGCACGTGAGAATGATATGATGGGTAAAACTTTTCTTGTAAAAGACACCTTAAATAACCTTAACTGGGAGCTTGTAAAAGAAAGTAAGATGATAGGCCAGTATCCCGTTTTTAAGGCAGTGGCAACGCGCAGCCTTGAGACTAACCTGTGGTCTAGAATGGGAAGAAGAGCAAGAGAGTTGCAAGAAAAAAATGACTCCATAAAAAAGGCCGGAGGAACCGTTGCCGATGAGGAGCCTAAGACTGAAGAAATCGTAGCCTGGTATACACCTATGATTCCGGCAAGTCACGGCCCAGACGAGTTTGGCGGGTTGCCAGGTTTAATACTGGAGTTAAACACCAGTAATACTACTATTTTATGCACAAAAGTGGTGTTAAACCCAAAAGAGCCTGTAACCATCGAGGCTCCTGTAAAAGGCAAGGAAGTAAGCCGCGAGGAGTACACAAAAATCCTTGAAGAAAAAGGAAAAGAAATGGCAGAGCGTTTTGGTAGGGGAGGAAGACGTGGTCAAGGCGGTGGCAGATTTTAG
- a CDS encoding GLPGLI family protein, which produces MKSISKNLLVLVMVCAFAKAYSQQVSGVATYQTQRHIEMKMDSTSGITSDIQKTLQEQLRKQFQKEYTLTFNGKKSLWKENATLDKPQAPSSNGIQIQVSTSNDELFNNIEEQSFTNKTNLMGKDFLIEDSLKKPEWKLEKEIKNIGQYTCFKATLTEEKETINMVNGEETAPTKETKVTTAWYTLDIPVQQGPDRFWGLPGLILEVNDGKMAMMCTKVVLNPSEKLNITAPTKGKKVSAEEYEEISTAKAKEMMERYQTKGKKGGNHISIEIQG; this is translated from the coding sequence ATGAAATCAATATCCAAAAATTTACTAGTGCTTGTGATGGTTTGCGCTTTCGCGAAAGCGTACTCACAACAAGTATCTGGAGTGGCAACTTACCAAACGCAGCGTCATATAGAAATGAAGATGGACAGTACATCTGGTATTACTAGTGATATACAGAAGACCTTACAAGAGCAGCTACGCAAGCAGTTTCAAAAAGAATACACACTCACCTTTAATGGTAAAAAGTCTTTGTGGAAAGAAAACGCAACATTAGACAAGCCACAAGCGCCTTCAAGTAACGGGATACAAATTCAAGTATCTACTAGTAATGATGAGCTGTTTAATAATATAGAAGAGCAAAGCTTTACAAATAAGACCAATTTAATGGGAAAAGACTTCCTTATAGAAGACAGCTTAAAAAAGCCTGAGTGGAAACTTGAGAAAGAGATTAAAAATATAGGGCAATACACCTGTTTTAAAGCGACACTTACAGAAGAGAAGGAGACTATTAATATGGTTAATGGAGAAGAAACTGCCCCAACAAAAGAAACAAAAGTCACAACAGCCTGGTACACGCTAGACATACCTGTGCAGCAAGGGCCAGATCGTTTCTGGGGATTGCCAGGACTTATACTCGAAGTAAATGACGGTAAGATGGCTATGATGTGTACAAAGGTAGTGCTCAATCCAAGCGAAAAACTTAATATAACAGCACCTACAAAAGGTAAAAAAGTAAGTGCAGAGGAGTATGAAGAAATTTCTACAGCAAAAGCAAAAGAGATGATGGAGCGTTACCAAACCAAAGGTAAAAAGGGAGGTAATCACATCAGTATTGAGATACAGGGATAA